Proteins from one Leptonema illini DSM 21528 genomic window:
- a CDS encoding amidohydrolase family protein, whose protein sequence is MSHPQWQITNGWIPGYDERPVSVQIADQRIGRIVAEPAAAEISVDLHGLAILPAFINGHDNLLATYLPFQGRNWPHPTWLSWDNEIKASSLFAERMLVSPEDLYQLGAYRNILSGSVFVVDHIPDFVRRPFEKELPARLLSDFGIAHSVSAYALNWGKGIRAEYEYAVEHGLPFILHIAEGFDRDSKQSLRQLDEMGALGENTVLVHGLSLSDHDLDRIAAAGAHLVWCPSSNRFIYNARPPIEKAFSRGINVCLGTDSAMAGGPGMLQSLKSAMEELPSLDPLDLLAMATVNASQAFRLKDRGSLGAGQWADLVIFNRRPTDNLKEFIQTLELEDLFLVVREGIPVYGDASLEKLFQALSVQTDRISVHRTEKLVQRGMLDLLRRIRMQAGKEIFFPFLPVG, encoded by the coding sequence ATGTCTCACCCTCAGTGGCAGATCACAAACGGATGGATTCCCGGGTATGACGAGCGTCCTGTCAGCGTGCAGATCGCCGATCAGCGCATCGGCCGCATCGTAGCCGAACCGGCCGCGGCCGAGATCTCCGTCGATCTGCACGGCCTGGCCATCCTGCCTGCCTTCATAAACGGGCACGACAATCTGCTCGCCACGTATCTGCCGTTCCAGGGGAGGAACTGGCCGCATCCGACATGGCTCTCCTGGGATAACGAGATCAAGGCATCCTCACTCTTCGCCGAACGCATGCTCGTTTCGCCGGAAGACCTCTATCAGCTCGGAGCCTACCGTAATATCCTGTCGGGGTCCGTCTTTGTCGTCGATCACATCCCCGATTTTGTAAGGCGTCCGTTTGAAAAAGAACTGCCCGCTCGCCTGCTGTCGGATTTTGGCATCGCTCATTCCGTCAGCGCTTACGCTCTGAACTGGGGCAAGGGAATTCGCGCAGAATACGAATACGCCGTCGAGCACGGCCTGCCTTTTATTCTACATATCGCCGAAGGTTTTGATCGGGATTCGAAGCAGTCCTTACGTCAACTCGACGAGATGGGGGCGCTTGGAGAAAACACCGTTCTGGTTCATGGCCTTTCTCTCTCTGATCACGACCTCGACCGCATCGCCGCTGCGGGGGCTCATCTCGTCTGGTGCCCTTCAAGCAATCGTTTCATATATAATGCCCGACCGCCCATCGAGAAAGCTTTCAGCCGGGGGATCAACGTCTGCCTCGGCACAGATAGCGCTATGGCAGGCGGTCCGGGCATGCTGCAATCCCTGAAATCAGCAATGGAGGAGCTGCCTTCTCTCGATCCGCTTGATCTGCTTGCGATGGCGACGGTAAACGCCTCGCAGGCCTTCCGACTGAAAGACAGGGGGTCTCTTGGAGCCGGACAATGGGCCGATCTGGTAATTTTCAACCGCAGACCTACCGATAATCTAAAAGAATTCATACAAACACTGGAGCTGGAAGATCTCTTTCTTGTTGTGCGGGAGGGCATCCCCGTTTACGGTGATGCGTCGCTGGAAAAACTATTCCAGGCCCTTTCCGTGCAAACCGATCGGATTTCGGTTCACAGAACGGAAAAACTTGTGCAGAGAGGAATGCTGGATCTGCTAAGGCGGATTCGCATGCAGGCGGGCAAGGAGATCTTCTTCCCCTTCCTGCCGGTCGGATAA
- a CDS encoding cyclic nucleotide-binding domain-containing protein has product MPVIKNYNGGSIIYFEGDRAEDIYVLQSGRVVLISTSIDTGDEIREDVQIGEFFGVKSSLGRYPREETAQVIGKTNVIVFKQPEFEQMVMKNTRLIIKMLKVFSKQLREIHRKVRQILKAGSTRDPEYELMNVAESFYRSGNIDHAVYAFERYLTYHPNGPYSSRARDLLTMARKGQTYPHGYVPLESVAVDPVPSSFNDSLMKAASMPASSADDPFAFPEDPFVDDSAMPSDRSATEQLSQARELFGAGDFDGALTHLEELLSRNDLSKKSEFEAKAAALFEKGRCQIKMKKLPEATNTLTEYLKTYPSGSYVKQSFFQLGLIAEISGNQERARTFYAKVAQLKPDDEVTAQAKTRLQKIS; this is encoded by the coding sequence ATGCCAGTCATAAAGAATTATAACGGCGGCTCGATTATTTACTTCGAGGGCGACAGAGCGGAAGATATTTACGTTCTACAGAGCGGTCGCGTCGTCCTGATCAGCACCTCCATCGATACGGGCGACGAAATACGTGAAGACGTGCAGATTGGCGAGTTTTTCGGCGTGAAGTCGTCTCTCGGTAGATATCCGCGCGAAGAAACGGCGCAGGTGATCGGAAAAACGAACGTTATCGTTTTCAAACAGCCCGAATTCGAGCAGATGGTGATGAAAAATACGCGACTCATCATCAAGATGCTCAAGGTTTTCTCGAAGCAGCTGCGCGAAATCCATCGCAAAGTGCGTCAGATTTTAAAAGCCGGTTCGACGCGTGACCCGGAATACGAGCTGATGAACGTCGCCGAGTCGTTCTATCGTTCGGGCAATATCGACCATGCCGTCTACGCCTTCGAGCGCTACCTGACCTATCATCCGAACGGCCCCTATTCCAGCCGGGCCCGCGATCTTCTGACGATGGCGCGAAAAGGGCAGACGTATCCGCACGGCTACGTGCCTCTTGAATCCGTGGCCGTCGATCCCGTGCCCTCCAGTTTTAACGATTCGCTCATGAAGGCGGCCTCGATGCCGGCAAGCAGTGCCGACGACCCGTTCGCCTTTCCCGAAGATCCCTTTGTAGACGATTCGGCGATGCCATCAGACCGATCGGCGACGGAGCAGCTGTCTCAGGCACGAGAGCTTTTCGGAGCCGGAGACTTCGATGGCGCACTCACTCATCTCGAAGAGCTGCTTTCGCGCAATGATCTTTCGAAGAAGTCTGAATTCGAAGCAAAGGCCGCGGCGCTTTTTGAAAAGGGCCGCTGCCAGATCAAAATGAAGAAGCTGCCCGAGGCGACAAATACGTTAACCGAATATCTGAAAACGTATCCCTCCGGCAGTTATGTGAAGCAATCCTTCTTTCAGCTCGGATTGATCGCCGAGATCAGCGGAAACCAGGAGCGGGCTCGCACGTTTTACGCGAAAGTGGCTCAATTAAAGCCGGATGACGAAGTGACCGCTCAGGCAAAGACGAGGCTTCAGAAGATATCATGA
- a CDS encoding Crp/Fnr family transcriptional regulator, giving the protein MSIMLPESLFEKFGKEFHPGQIIFCEWEPGNDFYFVQKGRVKIIKTFGNTQKTLDVMGEGDIFGEMAILEEEPRSASAIAVDNVKTLHFNRENFDTLMNTQPQLAYSLLLIYTKRIYDARRRLKILLIDDLNVKVADVFLMLAEKDPHYGHTNQMIFNITVDDVANWCGQPVDEVNRVIMVYVRQGKLELYADRIVVPNLKDLQRVVNSKKKSLM; this is encoded by the coding sequence ATGAGCATCATGCTGCCAGAATCTCTGTTTGAAAAATTCGGGAAGGAATTTCATCCCGGACAGATCATCTTCTGCGAATGGGAGCCGGGCAACGATTTCTATTTCGTGCAGAAAGGTCGCGTCAAGATCATCAAGACGTTCGGCAACACACAGAAGACTCTCGATGTGATGGGTGAAGGCGACATCTTCGGCGAGATGGCCATCCTTGAAGAAGAGCCGCGTTCCGCCTCGGCCATCGCCGTCGATAATGTAAAAACGCTGCACTTCAATCGCGAGAACTTCGACACGCTGATGAATACGCAGCCGCAGCTCGCATACAGCCTGCTTCTTATTTATACGAAACGCATCTATGACGCTCGTCGTCGCCTCAAGATCCTTCTTATCGACGACCTGAACGTCAAGGTAGCCGACGTCTTTCTGATGCTGGCCGAGAAAGATCCGCATTACGGTCACACGAATCAGATGATCTTCAACATTACGGTCGACGACGTCGCCAACTGGTGCGGTCAGCCCGTCGACGAGGTGAACAGAGTAATCATGGTTTACGTCAGGCAGGGCAAACTCGAGCTGTACGCCGACCGCATCGTCGTTCCGAACCTGAAAGACCTGCAGCGCGTCGTCAATTCGAAGAAGAAAAGCCTCATGTGA
- the rfaD gene encoding ADP-glyceromanno-heptose 6-epimerase translates to MILVTGAAGLIGSAVVRELNERGEADLLLVDHLGTSEKWKNLRSLRFIDYLEKDDFERRFLDQDHPLWKEIKGIVHLGACSSTIEMDASYLIENNFRFSKRLAERAEAQKIRMVYASSAATYGDGENGFVDDEASIEKLRPLNPYGYSKQIFDLYLKRRGFSGFAGIKYFNIFGPNESHKGPMISMVLRGYRQIRETGELRLFKSYHPDYGDGKQVRDFLYVKDAARMTIFLLLDAPGVSGLFNVGSGVASTWIDLGQAIFAALSMKPKIVFIDMPESLRPNYQYFTQAPIEKIRKAGYSQSITPLTEAITDYVQNYLSHGEIHA, encoded by the coding sequence ATGATCCTGGTAACCGGAGCCGCCGGACTCATCGGCAGCGCAGTCGTTCGAGAGCTGAACGAGCGTGGCGAGGCCGACCTGCTTCTCGTCGACCATCTTGGAACGAGCGAGAAATGGAAGAACCTCAGATCGTTGCGCTTCATCGATTATCTTGAAAAAGACGATTTTGAAAGACGCTTTCTCGACCAGGATCATCCGCTCTGGAAAGAGATCAAAGGCATCGTGCATCTGGGCGCATGCAGCTCCACTATAGAGATGGATGCCTCGTACCTGATCGAGAATAACTTTCGCTTCTCGAAGCGATTGGCCGAACGAGCCGAAGCGCAGAAGATACGAATGGTCTATGCCTCAAGTGCTGCCACCTATGGCGACGGAGAGAACGGCTTCGTTGATGACGAGGCATCGATCGAAAAACTGCGGCCGCTCAACCCTTACGGCTATTCAAAGCAGATCTTCGACCTCTATCTGAAACGCCGCGGCTTTTCTGGTTTTGCCGGCATCAAGTATTTCAATATTTTCGGCCCGAACGAATCGCATAAAGGCCCGATGATCTCGATGGTTCTGCGCGGCTACAGACAGATTCGCGAAACGGGCGAGCTTCGCCTTTTCAAGAGCTATCATCCCGATTACGGCGACGGCAAACAGGTGCGCGACTTTCTCTATGTAAAAGACGCCGCCCGAATGACGATCTTCCTGCTTCTTGACGCACCGGGCGTCTCGGGGCTTTTCAACGTCGGCAGCGGCGTCGCCTCTACATGGATCGATCTCGGTCAGGCCATCTTTGCCGCCCTGTCGATGAAGCCGAAGATCGTCTTTATCGACATGCCCGAGTCGCTGCGGCCGAACTATCAGTATTTCACGCAGGCGCCGATCGAAAAAATACGCAAGGCCGGCTATTCGCAGTCGATCACTCCGTTAACCGAAGCGATAACGGACTATGTGCAGAACTATCTCTCTCACGGAGAGATCCACGCCTGA
- a CDS encoding alpha/beta fold hydrolase — MKTIARTGTVRSPAPRVSDSPATGIRLNTHHSTVFWWSSLAGRFLLRYRDFRHARKFSYLGLRRHAVTYEGQRFVYYSADRVDDRPTLVLLHGFLDRGFAFRHVIAPLIRDYRVIVVDLPGHGGSALPALREAWTGPALYRSLYRFLRNLCNEPVHLLTHSMGGLLALQMHLYARRLNEMPFLSLCAIAPGALLLPEAELDDLRRRFFPQSTAEVRSLLAELHHGLAERADEIPEFVLRGLLYRWSTPGFRYLAENTMERPDEVFLTEKQLRQCHLPVTLIWGAEDRIVPLARGRQMAKALQAQLHIVPGVGHNMLSESPDAVVREAVTHLQQFYHQSVRRSRR, encoded by the coding sequence GTGAAAACGATCGCTCGAACCGGCACTGTTCGCTCTCCCGCTCCCCGGGTCTCAGATTCGCCGGCTACCGGTATTCGGTTAAACACGCATCATTCAACGGTCTTCTGGTGGAGTTCTCTGGCGGGCCGATTTCTGCTTCGTTACCGGGACTTCCGACATGCGCGTAAGTTCTCCTATCTGGGGTTACGACGTCACGCCGTAACGTATGAAGGGCAGCGATTCGTCTACTACTCAGCAGATCGCGTTGATGACCGGCCGACGCTTGTGCTTTTGCATGGATTCCTTGATCGTGGATTCGCCTTCAGGCACGTAATCGCCCCGCTTATTCGCGACTATCGCGTCATCGTCGTCGATCTTCCAGGTCACGGCGGCTCAGCGCTGCCGGCGCTTCGCGAGGCATGGACCGGTCCGGCTCTCTATCGGTCGCTGTATCGGTTCCTACGCAATCTCTGTAACGAACCCGTTCATCTGTTAACGCATTCCATGGGTGGATTACTGGCGTTGCAAATGCATCTGTATGCTCGACGTTTGAACGAGATGCCTTTTCTATCTCTGTGTGCGATCGCTCCAGGCGCGCTTCTGCTTCCCGAGGCGGAGCTTGACGATCTGCGTCGCCGCTTCTTTCCTCAATCGACAGCGGAGGTGCGCTCATTGCTTGCGGAGCTGCATCACGGCCTCGCAGAGCGAGCGGATGAGATTCCCGAATTTGTTCTACGGGGCCTGCTGTATCGCTGGTCGACGCCTGGATTCCGGTATCTGGCCGAGAATACGATGGAGCGGCCCGACGAGGTCTTCTTAACGGAGAAGCAGCTGAGGCAGTGCCATCTGCCGGTGACGCTCATCTGGGGGGCCGAGGACCGCATCGTTCCGCTCGCAAGGGGGCGTCAGATGGCGAAAGCGTTACAGGCGCAATTGCATATCGTGCCGGGAGTCGGCCACAATATGCTTTCAGAGAGCCCTGATGCAGTTGTGAGAGAGGCGGTTACACACCTGCAGCAGTTCTACCATCAGTCGGTGCGCCGCTCGCGGCGATAA